In a genomic window of Glaciimonas sp. PCH181:
- a CDS encoding cytochrome b — protein MTTSIDTLPRHERYDTLTRRAHWIAAVIIIYTMIAGYSLHLMVGTVYFAFFSVLNMSLGTLVIPLMIVRYIWAFFRPSVPYPTDLSRPKKNMAHLAHEMFYLIIFVMLISGVLMLTHGFPLFWLIDIPQPIINPAVNAFFFKIHRVACIAVSVTLVLHIAAVVKHQLIDKRDILSRML, from the coding sequence ATGACTACTTCTATTGACACACTTCCTCGACACGAACGCTATGACACGCTGACACGCCGCGCGCATTGGATTGCTGCAGTCATTATCATCTATACGATGATTGCCGGATATTCCCTGCATCTGATGGTCGGCACCGTCTACTTTGCATTCTTTTCGGTGCTGAATATGTCGTTGGGCACTTTGGTGATACCGCTCATGATCGTTCGTTATATCTGGGCATTTTTTCGGCCCAGCGTCCCCTACCCGACTGACTTATCACGCCCGAAAAAGAATATGGCGCATTTGGCCCATGAGATGTTTTACCTGATCATATTTGTGATGTTAATCAGCGGGGTTTTGATGCTGACGCATGGATTTCCATTGTTTTGGCTGATCGATATTCCTCAGCCGATCATCAATCCAGCCGTGAACGCCTTCTTTTTCAAGATTCATCGGGTAGCCTGTATTGCCGTGTCTGTCACGTTAGTCCTGCATATTGCCGCAGTGGTGAAGCATCAACTGATTGATAAGCGCGACATTTTAAGCCGTATGCTTTAA